A section of the Streptomyces sp. SCL15-4 genome encodes:
- a CDS encoding response regulator transcription factor, with the protein MTRTIRVLLAEDQSMVREALAALLGLEDDIEVVAQAARGDEVLAAVGAHGVDVALLDIEMPGCTGIEAAARVRRAYPGVKLVVLTTFGRPGYLRSAMEAGADAFLVKDAPAAQLAEAIRKVLAGERVIDPTLAAAALADGANPLTEREREVLRAAADGSTNAELAQALHLSQGTVRNYLSTAIQKLAARNRAEAVLIAREKGWL; encoded by the coding sequence ATGACGCGCACGATCAGGGTCCTGCTGGCCGAGGACCAGTCGATGGTCCGCGAGGCGCTGGCCGCGCTGCTCGGCCTGGAGGACGACATCGAGGTCGTCGCCCAGGCCGCGCGCGGTGACGAGGTGCTCGCCGCCGTCGGCGCGCACGGCGTGGACGTGGCGCTGCTCGACATCGAGATGCCCGGCTGCACCGGCATCGAGGCCGCAGCCCGGGTGCGCCGCGCGTACCCCGGCGTGAAGCTGGTGGTGCTCACCACCTTCGGCCGGCCCGGCTATCTGCGCAGCGCCATGGAGGCCGGCGCCGACGCCTTCCTCGTCAAGGACGCCCCGGCCGCCCAGCTCGCCGAGGCGATCCGCAAGGTGCTGGCCGGCGAGCGGGTCATCGACCCCACCCTGGCCGCCGCCGCGCTCGCCGACGGCGCCAACCCGCTCACCGAGCGCGAACGCGAGGTGCTGCGCGCGGCGGCCGACGGCTCCACCAACGCCGAACTGGCCCAGGCCCTGCACCTGTCCCAGGGCACCGTCCGCAACTACCTGTCGACGGCCATCCAGAAACTGGCGGCCCGCAACCGGGCCGAGGCGGTGCTGATCGCCCGGGAGAAGGGCTGGCTGTGA
- the fdxA gene encoding ferredoxin, with translation MTYVIAQPCVDVKDKACIEECPVDCIYEGQRSLYIHPDECVDCGACEPVCPVEAIFYEDDVPEEWKDYYKANVEFFDELGSPGGASKLGLIERDHPFVAALPPQGE, from the coding sequence GTGACCTACGTCATCGCGCAGCCTTGTGTCGACGTGAAGGACAAGGCGTGCATCGAGGAGTGCCCGGTCGACTGCATCTACGAGGGCCAGCGGTCCTTGTACATCCACCCGGACGAATGCGTCGACTGTGGTGCCTGTGAGCCGGTCTGCCCGGTCGAGGCGATCTTCTACGAGGACGACGTCCCGGAGGAGTGGAAGGACTACTACAAGGCGAACGTCGAGTTCTTCGACGAGCTGGGCTCGCCCGGCGGTGCCAGCAAGCTGGGGCTGATCGAGCGCGACCACCCCTTCGTCGCCGCGCTGCCGCCGCAGGGCGAGTGA
- a CDS encoding bifunctional succinyldiaminopimelate transaminase/glutamate-prephenate aminotransferase has product MSAVSDRLPVFPWDKLEPYKKTAAAHPDGIVDLSVGTPVDPVPEVIQKALADAADSPGYPTVWGTPALRDAITGWLERRLGARGLTHRHVLPVVGSKELVAWLPTQLGLGPRDKVAYPRLAYPTYEVGARLARAAYEVYDDPRDLDPAGLRLLWLNSPSNPTGRVLTRQELTDIVAWARAHDVLVFSDECYLELGWEADPVSVLHPDVNGGSHEGIVAVHSLSKRSNLAGYRAAFIAGDPDVLGPLLQIRKHGGMMTSAPTQAAVVAALGDDTHVREQRERYAARREALRSALLAHGFRIEHSEASLYLWATRDESCWTTVARLADRGILVAPGDFYGEAGAHHVRVAFTATDERVRAAVARLTARA; this is encoded by the coding sequence GTGTCCGCAGTCTCCGACCGTCTCCCGGTCTTCCCCTGGGACAAGCTGGAGCCCTACAAGAAGACGGCCGCCGCGCACCCGGACGGCATCGTCGACCTCTCCGTCGGCACCCCGGTCGACCCGGTGCCCGAGGTGATCCAAAAGGCCCTGGCCGACGCGGCCGACTCGCCGGGCTACCCGACCGTCTGGGGCACCCCCGCCCTGCGCGACGCGATCACGGGCTGGCTGGAGCGCCGGCTGGGCGCCCGCGGGCTCACCCACCGGCATGTGCTGCCGGTCGTCGGCTCCAAGGAACTCGTGGCCTGGCTGCCGACCCAGCTCGGCCTCGGACCCCGCGACAAGGTCGCCTACCCGCGCCTGGCCTATCCCACCTACGAGGTCGGCGCCCGCCTCGCCCGCGCCGCGTACGAGGTCTACGACGACCCGCGCGACCTGGACCCGGCCGGCCTGCGGCTGCTCTGGCTGAACTCCCCGTCCAACCCGACGGGCCGGGTCCTCACCCGGCAGGAGCTGACGGACATCGTCGCCTGGGCCCGCGCCCACGACGTCCTGGTCTTCTCCGACGAGTGCTACCTGGAACTGGGCTGGGAGGCCGACCCGGTCTCGGTGCTGCACCCGGACGTCAACGGCGGTTCCCACGAGGGCATCGTCGCCGTGCACTCCCTGTCCAAGCGGTCCAACCTGGCGGGCTACCGCGCGGCCTTCATCGCCGGCGACCCGGACGTCCTCGGCCCGCTGCTGCAGATCCGCAAGCACGGCGGCATGATGACCTCCGCGCCGACCCAGGCCGCGGTCGTGGCCGCGCTCGGCGACGACACCCATGTGCGGGAGCAGCGCGAGCGCTACGCGGCCCGCCGCGAGGCCCTCCGCTCGGCCCTCCTCGCCCACGGCTTCCGCATCGAGCACAGCGAGGCCAGCCTCTACCTGTGGGCCACCCGCGACGAGTCCTGCTGGACCACGGTCGCCCGCCTGGCCGACCGGGGCATCCTGGTGGCACCGGGCGACTTCTACGGCGAGGCCGGCGCGCACCACGTCCGTGTGGCGTTCACGGCCACGGACGAGCGAGTGCGGGCGGCGGTCGCCCGCCTGACGGCGCGGGCCTGA
- a CDS encoding DUF6113 family protein, with translation MSAGGPGSPLARPLRPPTPGRAAALTGLFLLGAVVAVAGALLQGAWFPGGLLLALAGAAGLFLGGAYATRGRGGAVAPAAGWIVAVVLLTTARPEGDFLFGAGAGSYLFLLGGMAVAVICATVGAGRQPGGGSARLGK, from the coding sequence ATGAGCGCCGGCGGACCGGGCTCGCCGCTCGCCCGGCCGCTGCGCCCGCCCACGCCCGGCCGGGCCGCCGCCCTCACCGGCCTGTTCCTGCTCGGCGCGGTCGTGGCCGTGGCCGGCGCCCTGCTGCAAGGCGCCTGGTTCCCCGGCGGGCTGCTGCTCGCCCTCGCCGGCGCCGCCGGCCTCTTCCTCGGCGGCGCGTACGCCACCCGCGGCCGTGGCGGCGCGGTCGCGCCGGCCGCGGGCTGGATCGTCGCCGTCGTGCTGCTCACCACCGCGCGCCCGGAAGGCGACTTCCTGTTCGGCGCGGGCGCCGGCTCCTATCTCTTCCTGCTCGGCGGCATGGCCGTGGCTGTGATCTGTGCCACCGTCGGCGCCGGACGGCAACCCGGCGGCGGCTCCGCCCGACTTGGCAAGTGA
- a CDS encoding sensor histidine kinase — protein MNGTTTDDRDGTTARHIPLGRPPTSRRDLLVKALWIGVWLVFLSSPVEDLAGGGHSTAATVAGSCGLAVFVAVYLAMVFRNMGRPFPPRAVLGLGGVLGVLATVLACTLGSAWLGLFVYLAVAFGATLPLRAAYWAVPASALVMYLIGLRTDEKQARGLVVLALLIGFAMTGVGQLVRTTIELRKARATVAHLAANEERLRLARDLHDLLGHSLSLITLKSELAGRMLPGHPEQAARQVADIEQVSRQALVDVREAVTGYRRPRLAAELAGAQVALAAAEVVAEVPADPDLAGVPEEAESALAWALREAVTNVVRHSGADRCAVGLLRRETLDGPVLELTVEDNGSGGSGKGPGNGLTGLTERLEKAGGTLRAGRVKQGFRLVARVRATPAPDVGSGA, from the coding sequence GTGAACGGCACGACGACGGACGACCGGGACGGCACCACGGCGCGGCACATCCCCCTGGGCCGGCCGCCCACCAGCCGGCGCGACCTGCTGGTCAAGGCGCTGTGGATCGGGGTCTGGCTGGTCTTCCTCAGCTCGCCGGTCGAGGACCTGGCCGGCGGCGGCCACTCCACCGCCGCCACCGTGGCGGGCTCGTGCGGCCTCGCCGTGTTCGTCGCGGTCTACCTGGCGATGGTCTTCCGCAACATGGGCCGGCCGTTCCCGCCCCGTGCCGTGCTCGGCCTGGGCGGGGTCCTCGGCGTGCTCGCCACCGTCCTGGCCTGCACCCTCGGCAGCGCCTGGCTGGGCCTGTTCGTCTACCTGGCGGTCGCCTTCGGCGCCACCCTGCCGCTGCGCGCCGCCTACTGGGCCGTCCCGGCCTCCGCCCTGGTGATGTACCTGATCGGCCTGCGCACCGACGAGAAGCAGGCGCGCGGCCTGGTCGTCCTCGCCCTGCTCATCGGGTTCGCGATGACCGGCGTCGGCCAGCTCGTGCGCACCACCATCGAGCTGCGCAAGGCACGCGCCACCGTGGCCCACCTCGCCGCCAACGAGGAACGCCTGCGCCTCGCCCGCGACCTGCACGACCTGCTCGGCCACTCGCTGTCCCTGATCACGCTGAAGAGCGAGCTGGCCGGCCGGATGCTGCCCGGCCACCCGGAACAGGCGGCCCGGCAGGTCGCCGACATCGAACAGGTCAGCCGGCAGGCCCTGGTCGACGTCCGGGAGGCCGTCACCGGCTACCGGCGGCCCCGGCTGGCCGCCGAACTGGCCGGCGCCCAGGTCGCCCTGGCCGCCGCCGAGGTCGTCGCCGAGGTGCCCGCCGACCCCGACCTCGCCGGCGTCCCCGAGGAGGCCGAGTCCGCCCTCGCCTGGGCGCTGCGCGAGGCGGTCACCAACGTGGTCCGGCACAGCGGTGCCGACCGCTGCGCGGTAGGCCTGCTGCGCCGCGAGACGCTGGACGGGCCGGTGCTGGAACTCACCGTCGAGGACAACGGGAGCGGCGGCTCCGGCAAGGGCCCAGGCAACGGGCTGACCGGCCTGACCGAGCGGCTCGAGAAGGCCGGCGGCACCTTGCGCGCGGGCCGGGTCAAACAGGGGTTCCGGCTGGTCGCCCGCGTGCGGGCCACGCCCGCGCCCGACGTAGGATCCGGGGCATGA
- a CDS encoding ATP-binding protein — translation MSLPLTRRIARAALLVAAGAAAGVGAAGSAGAAANLPDVGPNLSGLTALDGAHAGDTVDSAARQVTSVAGHAGGKAVEQAVPAAGKTGGGAVKKTAPVAQKAAGDVAGAAGGVLGDAAVGATKGGLPTDSLTRGGLPTASLPGKGLSPLG, via the coding sequence ATGTCCCTCCCTCTGACCCGCCGGATCGCCCGTGCCGCGCTGCTTGTCGCAGCGGGAGCGGCCGCCGGGGTCGGTGCGGCCGGCTCCGCCGGTGCGGCCGCGAACCTGCCCGACGTCGGCCCCAACCTGAGCGGGCTGACCGCGCTGGACGGGGCGCACGCCGGCGACACCGTCGACAGCGCCGCGCGGCAGGTCACCTCCGTCGCGGGCCACGCGGGCGGCAAGGCGGTCGAGCAGGCGGTGCCGGCCGCGGGCAAGACCGGCGGCGGTGCCGTGAAGAAGACGGCGCCGGTGGCGCAGAAGGCCGCGGGGGACGTGGCCGGGGCCGCGGGAGGTGTCCTCGGGGACGCCGCGGTCGGCGCCACGAAGGGCGGGCTGCCGACGGACTCCCTCACCCGGGGCGGGCTGCCGACGGCGTCCCTGCCGGGCAAGGGGCTGTCCCCGCTCGGCTGA
- a CDS encoding GNAT family N-acetyltransferase yields the protein MEISATGRLEVRITPADVGKRVSVRRLGEPGAGPEKFTDTVGVLTSWDGGVLMITRRNGESVGIPESALVAGKVIPAAPARRRGPAASYPELARIAARSWPPVESERLGAWELRAAAGFTRRANSVLPLGDPGTGLDAALEAVRRWYGERGLPAYVQTATGAEGTQELLCAELERRGWVREVTAELWTGALAPVADRAGGEGVVLSRTADEAWLARYRRAGVGEAALRVLHGGPSVWFAAVPGARDGEPPAAIGRCAVDGRWAGFAAVEVEPVRRRQGLATEVLAALARRALDEGASAAWLQVEADNEGARALYRALGFLPHHAYHHYRAPEETAARERP from the coding sequence GTGGAAATCTCGGCGACAGGACGCCTGGAGGTCCGAATCACCCCCGCTGACGTGGGGAAACGGGTCTCTGTACGGCGGTTGGGCGAACCCGGTGCCGGACCGGAGAAGTTCACTGACACGGTGGGTGTTCTCACATCCTGGGACGGTGGCGTGCTCATGATCACACGCCGGAACGGCGAAAGTGTCGGAATTCCCGAATCCGCGCTGGTCGCGGGCAAAGTGATTCCCGCCGCACCGGCGCGCCGCAGGGGTCCCGCCGCCTCCTATCCGGAGCTGGCGCGCATCGCCGCGCGGTCCTGGCCGCCGGTGGAGAGCGAGCGGCTCGGCGCCTGGGAGCTGCGGGCCGCCGCCGGGTTCACCCGGCGTGCCAACAGCGTGCTGCCGCTGGGCGACCCGGGCACCGGACTCGACGCGGCCCTGGAAGCCGTACGACGCTGGTACGGCGAGCGCGGCCTGCCCGCCTACGTGCAGACCGCGACCGGCGCCGAGGGCACGCAGGAGCTGCTGTGCGCGGAGCTGGAGCGGCGCGGCTGGGTGCGGGAGGTGACCGCCGAGCTGTGGACCGGGGCGCTGGCGCCGGTCGCGGACCGGGCCGGCGGCGAGGGTGTGGTCCTGTCCCGGACGGCGGACGAGGCGTGGCTCGCCCGGTACCGGCGCGCCGGCGTGGGCGAGGCGGCCCTGCGGGTGCTGCACGGCGGGCCGTCGGTGTGGTTCGCGGCCGTGCCCGGCGCCCGGGACGGCGAGCCGCCCGCGGCGATCGGGCGGTGTGCCGTGGACGGGCGGTGGGCCGGGTTCGCCGCCGTCGAGGTGGAGCCCGTCCGGCGCCGGCAGGGACTGGCCACCGAGGTGCTGGCCGCGCTGGCCCGGCGCGCGCTGGACGAGGGCGCCTCGGCGGCCTGGCTCCAGGTGGAGGCGGACAACGAGGGCGCGCGGGCGCTCTACCGCGCGCTCGGCTTCCTGCCGCACCACGCCTACCACCATTACCGGGCGCCGGAGGAGACGGCCGCCCGCGAACGCCCGTAG
- a CDS encoding transglutaminase-like domain-containing protein, with protein MRHPYLPPPYPPPPERSAELRRRFAEEARSERPDLSALCLLIGAETDGSLDDAGLDAAQAELDRLAGELPYRPDGPRAWAEAVRRLLGDRHGFHGTPGDYDRLESSLLHEVLRRRRGLPILLSVVWLEVARRAGAPVYGVALPGHFVVGFGPAAERVLADPFEGGRVLTGTDAELLVVGATGAPPDPSLLEPAPPLEVVQRVLNNMRAWAAARPERSDVALRAVDLALLVPAHPARLRYERGQLLVQRGQFTAGARELETYADLIEVVDESAARTIRREAGIARAKLN; from the coding sequence ATGCGTCACCCGTACCTGCCGCCCCCGTACCCGCCACCGCCGGAGCGCTCCGCCGAGCTGCGGCGGCGGTTCGCCGAGGAGGCCCGCTCCGAGCGGCCGGACCTGTCGGCGCTGTGCCTGCTGATCGGCGCCGAGACGGACGGCTCGCTGGACGACGCCGGCCTCGACGCCGCGCAGGCGGAGCTGGACCGGCTGGCAGGCGAGCTGCCGTACCGGCCGGACGGCCCGCGCGCGTGGGCCGAGGCGGTACGACGGCTGCTCGGCGACCGCCACGGCTTCCACGGCACGCCCGGCGACTACGACCGGCTGGAGTCCTCCCTGCTGCACGAGGTGCTGCGGCGGCGGCGCGGGCTGCCGATCCTGCTGTCGGTGGTGTGGCTGGAGGTCGCGCGCCGGGCCGGGGCACCGGTGTACGGGGTCGCGCTGCCGGGGCACTTCGTGGTCGGGTTCGGCCCGGCGGCCGAGCGGGTGCTGGCCGATCCCTTCGAGGGCGGCCGGGTGCTGACCGGGACGGACGCCGAGCTGCTGGTGGTGGGCGCCACGGGCGCGCCGCCGGACCCCTCGCTGCTGGAGCCGGCGCCGCCGCTGGAGGTCGTGCAGCGGGTGCTGAACAACATGCGGGCGTGGGCGGCGGCGCGGCCGGAGCGGTCGGACGTGGCGCTGCGGGCCGTGGACCTGGCGCTGCTCGTCCCCGCGCATCCGGCGCGGCTGCGCTATGAGCGCGGACAGCTGCTGGTGCAGCGCGGGCAGTTCACGGCGGGCGCACGGGAGCTGGAGACGTACGCCGATCTGATCGAGGTGGTGGACGAGTCGGCGGCGCGCACGATCCGGCGGGAGGCGGGCATCGCGCGGGCCAAGCTCAACTGA
- a CDS encoding ABC transporter ATP-binding protein, whose protein sequence is MTTTAVPAATTPVVGFDQVTKTYGSVRAVDGLSLRLYPGETVALLGPNGAGKSTTLDLLLGLKSADSGSVSLFGTSPREAIVAGRVGAMLQSGGLMDGVGVAELVGLACSLHPRPYPVADVLARAGITKIADRKVDKLSGGQAQRVRFALATAGDSDLIILDEPTTGMDVSARQAFWATMREQADQGRTVLFATHYLEEADAIADRVLVLHRGRLLADGTAAEIKARAGARRVSFDLAGAIDDSALRALPSVTRIDVAGQTVRIQSADADATVHALYGLGLYPRNLEVAGLGLEQAFVAITAAEEAKQQ, encoded by the coding sequence ATGACGACGACAGCGGTACCGGCCGCCACCACCCCGGTGGTCGGCTTCGACCAGGTGACCAAGACGTACGGGAGCGTGCGGGCCGTGGACGGCCTCTCGCTGCGGCTGTACCCGGGCGAGACCGTCGCCCTCCTCGGCCCGAACGGGGCCGGCAAGTCCACCACCCTCGACCTGCTCCTCGGGCTGAAGAGCGCCGACAGCGGCTCGGTCAGCCTGTTCGGCACCAGTCCCCGCGAGGCCATCGTGGCCGGCCGGGTCGGGGCCATGCTGCAGAGCGGCGGGCTGATGGACGGGGTCGGCGTCGCCGAACTGGTCGGGCTGGCCTGCTCCCTGCACCCGCGGCCGTACCCGGTCGCCGACGTGCTGGCGCGCGCGGGCATCACCAAGATCGCCGACCGCAAGGTCGACAAGCTGTCCGGCGGCCAGGCGCAGCGGGTCCGGTTCGCCCTCGCCACCGCCGGCGACAGCGACCTGATCATCCTGGACGAGCCGACCACCGGCATGGACGTCTCCGCCCGCCAGGCGTTCTGGGCCACCATGCGCGAGCAGGCCGACCAGGGCCGTACGGTGCTGTTCGCCACCCACTACCTGGAAGAGGCCGACGCCATCGCCGACCGGGTCCTGGTGCTGCACCGGGGCCGGCTGCTGGCCGACGGCACCGCCGCCGAGATCAAGGCCAGGGCGGGCGCCCGCCGCGTCTCCTTCGACCTGGCCGGAGCGATCGACGACAGCGCCCTGCGCGCCCTGCCGTCCGTCACCCGGATCGACGTCGCGGGCCAGACCGTCCGCATCCAGTCCGCCGACGCCGACGCCACCGTGCACGCCCTGTACGGCCTCGGCCTCTACCCCCGCAACCTCGAAGTCGCCGGCCTCGGTCTGGAGCAGGCGTTCGTGGCCATCACCGCCGCCGAGGAGGCGAAGCAGCAGTGA
- a CDS encoding ABC transporter permease, translated as MNSLIRLELIRVLRNRKFLFFSVIYPSALFLLIAGNADSHTELDGTGLTLPTYMMVSMASFGALTAVLMGNSERIAKERESGWVRQLRLTTLPGRGYVLAKTAAAAVVSLPSIVTVFVVAAAVKGVRLDAWQWLALSAAIWAGSLVFAALGVALGYLASGDAVRPITMITYFVLSMLGGLWMPTTTFPRWLQDIAEWLPTHAYAALGRAIEQSQAPHAKDIAVLVVSFVLFAGGAAWLYRKDTLKA; from the coding sequence GTGAACAGCCTGATCAGACTGGAACTCATCCGCGTCCTGCGCAACCGCAAGTTCCTGTTCTTCTCCGTGATCTACCCTTCGGCCCTGTTCCTGCTGATCGCGGGCAACGCCGACAGCCACACCGAACTCGACGGCACGGGCCTGACCCTGCCGACATACATGATGGTCTCCATGGCCTCCTTCGGCGCCCTGACCGCCGTCCTGATGGGCAACAGCGAGCGCATCGCCAAGGAGCGCGAGAGCGGGTGGGTACGGCAGCTGCGGCTGACCACGCTGCCCGGGCGCGGCTACGTCCTCGCCAAGACCGCCGCCGCGGCCGTGGTCAGCCTGCCGTCCATCGTGACCGTCTTCGTGGTCGCCGCCGCGGTGAAGGGCGTACGCCTCGACGCCTGGCAGTGGCTCGCCCTCAGCGCCGCCATCTGGGCCGGCAGCCTGGTCTTCGCCGCGCTCGGCGTCGCCCTCGGCTACCTCGCCAGCGGTGACGCGGTCCGCCCGATCACCATGATCACCTACTTCGTGCTGTCCATGCTCGGCGGCCTGTGGATGCCCACCACCACCTTCCCGCGGTGGCTCCAGGACATCGCCGAGTGGCTGCCCACCCACGCGTACGCTGCCCTGGGACGGGCCATCGAACAGAGCCAGGCCCCGCACGCGAAGGACATCGCCGTGCTCGTCGTCTCCTTCGTCCTGTTCGCGGGCGGCGCGGCCTGGCTGTACCGGAAGGACACGCTGAAGGCGTGA
- the mshB gene encoding N-acetyl-1-D-myo-inositol-2-amino-2-deoxy-alpha-D-glucopyranoside deacetylase: MTELPARRLLLVHAHPDDESINNGATMARYAAEGVHVTLVTCTLGERGEVIPPPLRHLTGAALGTHRRGELGAALAALGVTDGRLLGGAGRYGDSGMTGTADNDDPGCFWQADVDEAAGHLADVILQVRPQVLVTYDDNGGYGHPDHVQAHRVAMRAVDLAAGRGHRVAKVYWNRVPRSVAEAAFARLQDELDTLPFDKSAAVADVPGVVDDERITTAVDGTAYAAAKAAAMRAHATQVEVAEPYFALSNALAQPLFTTEYYELVRGTGERGETDLFAGVETAGGEEAS; this comes from the coding sequence ATGACGGAACTGCCCGCGCGGCGTCTGCTGCTGGTGCACGCGCACCCGGACGACGAGTCGATCAACAACGGCGCGACCATGGCCAGGTACGCGGCCGAGGGCGTGCACGTGACCCTGGTCACCTGCACCCTGGGCGAGCGCGGCGAGGTCATCCCGCCGCCGCTGCGGCATCTGACGGGCGCCGCGCTGGGCACGCACCGGCGCGGCGAGCTGGGCGCGGCCCTCGCCGCGCTCGGCGTCACCGACGGCCGGCTGCTCGGCGGCGCCGGGCGCTACGGCGACTCCGGGATGACCGGCACGGCCGACAACGACGACCCCGGCTGTTTCTGGCAGGCCGACGTGGACGAGGCCGCCGGCCACCTCGCCGACGTGATCCTCCAGGTCCGCCCGCAGGTCCTCGTGACCTACGACGACAACGGCGGCTACGGCCACCCGGACCACGTCCAGGCCCACCGCGTCGCCATGCGCGCCGTCGACCTCGCGGCCGGGCGCGGCCACCGCGTCGCCAAGGTCTACTGGAACCGCGTCCCGCGCTCCGTCGCCGAGGCCGCCTTCGCCCGCCTCCAGGACGAGCTGGACACCCTGCCGTTCGACAAGAGCGCTGCCGTGGCCGACGTGCCCGGCGTGGTCGACGACGAGCGGATCACCACCGCGGTCGACGGCACCGCGTACGCCGCCGCCAAGGCCGCCGCGATGCGCGCCCACGCCACCCAGGTCGAGGTCGCCGAGCCGTACTTCGCGCTCTCCAACGCCCTCGCCCAGCCCCTGTTCACCACCGAGTACTACGAATTGGTGCGCGGCACGGGCGAGCGCGGCGAGACCGACCTCTTCGCGGGCGTCGAGACCGCCGGCGGCGAGGAGGCGTCATGA